Proteins from a single region of Chelonoidis abingdonii isolate Lonesome George chromosome 20, CheloAbing_2.0, whole genome shotgun sequence:
- the RTN4RL1 gene encoding reticulon-4 receptor-like 1 translates to MLLGLEIHFTACCPIDCVCYPSPMTVSCQAHNFASIPEGIPENSERIFLQNNQITLLLRGHFSPSMVTLWIYSNNITFIDPDTFDEFVNLEELDLGDNRYLRALAAETFQGLVKLHALYLYKCGLSSLPSGIFGGLHNLQYLYLQDNHIEFLQDDIFVDLVNLSHLFLHGNKLWSLHQNTFRGLINLDRLLIHQNQLQWVHRRAFHDLRRLTTLFLFNNSLSELQGECLAHLGALEFLRLNGNPWSCDCKSRSLWDWLRRFRGSSSSVICESPEQMHGKDLKVLKAEDYRNCSGSESLHQIKTHTFSTADRGASKDHHPHHSSKEKGKERGVEHSLHSSQPAAPPGSRPGYRKPSKNCTSHKSRNRTSKPVSLGPRKSIHEAQDYVPDYQHKFSFGMMPTVPPKRKGKCTRRTPIRPPSGVQQAAGSSVIRASHLVFIMVLVVIIR, encoded by the coding sequence ATGCTGTTGGGACTTGAGATTCACTTCACTGCATGCTGCCCTATTGACTGTGTATGTTACCCATCACCTATGACTGTCAGCTGCCAAGCCCACAACTTTGCATCAATTCCAGAGGGGATACCAGAAAACAGCGAGAGGATTTTCCTCCAGAACAACCAGATCACATTGCTTCTGCGAGGTCACTTTAGTCCATCCATGGTCACCTTGTGGATCTATTCCAATAATATTACCTTCATAGACCCAGACACCTTTGATGAGTTTGTTAATCTAGAAGAGCTGGATTTGGGGGATAATCGCTATTTAAGGGCTTTAGCAGCTGAGACCTTCCAAGGGCTGGTGAAGCTCCATGCCTTGTACCTGTACAAATGTGGGTTGAGCTCTTTACCCAGTGGGATATTTGGTGGTCTCCACAATCTACAATATCTTTATCTTCAAGATAACCACATAGAGTTCCTTCAGGATGATATTTTTGTTGACCTGGTCAACCTCAGCCATCTTTTTCTCCATGGAAACAAGCTGTGGAGCCTTCATCAGAACACATTTAGGGGACTAATAAACTTGGATAGGTTACTCATCCATCAAAATCAGCTCCAATGGGTCCACAGACGTGCTTTTCACGATCTCCGAAGACTGACCACCCTTTTCCTGTTCAACAACAGCCTCTCTGAGCTCCAGGGGGAATGCCTCGCCCACCTGGGAGCCCTGGAGTTTCTCAGGCTGAATGGCAACCCTTGGAGCTGTGACTGCAAATCCAGGTCACTCTGGGATTGGTTGCGCAGATTCAGAGGTTCAAGTTCCAGCGTGATTTGCGAGTCTCCTGAGCAGATGCATGGCAAGGACTTAAAGGTGCTAAAAGCAGAGGACTACAGGAACTGTTCTGGGTCTGAGTCCCTCCATCAGATCAAAACAcacactttctccacagcagacaGAGGAGCCTCCAAAGACCACCACCCACACCACTCCTCCAAGGAGAAGGGTAAAGAGAGAGGGGTTGAGCACAGTTTACACAGCAGTCAACCAGCAGCACCTCCAGGTTCACGTCCAGGTTACAGAAAGCCCAGCAAGAACTGCACCAGCCACAAAAGCCGCAACCGAACCTCTAAGCCAGTGTCTCTGGGGCCACGGAAAAGCATTCATGAGGCTCAGGACTATGTGCCTGACTACCAGCACAAATTCAGCTTTGGCATGATGCCAACTGTACCACCCAAGCGGAAGGGTAAGTGCACCCGGCGGACACCCATCAGACCCCCCAGTGGAGTACAGCAGGCAGCTGGGAGCTCGGTGATCAGGGCCTCTCATCTAGTTTTTATAATGGTTTTAGTGGTCATAATACGCTGA